One window of the Planococcus shixiaomingii genome contains the following:
- a CDS encoding helix-turn-helix domain-containing protein, with translation MTNTKLPYNQDYHLDYRFLKLVRIQRNLTLKNMSEYMGVDVPTLSRLERQELQWTPLYASRFKDACSRIRLSNMEVASLRRVIELREARGLK, from the coding sequence ATGACGAATACAAAATTACCATACAATCAGGACTATCATTTAGACTACCGTTTCCTGAAGCTGGTGCGGATTCAACGGAATTTAACCCTGAAAAATATGTCCGAGTACATGGGGGTAGACGTTCCGACACTAAGTCGATTAGAACGCCAGGAACTTCAATGGACACCACTTTACGCCTCGCGATTTAAGGACGCTTGTAGCCGTATTAGGCTTTCAAATATGGAAGTGGCTAGTTTAAGACGTGTGATTGAATTACGTGAAGCCAGAGGGCTTAAATAA
- a CDS encoding MerR family transcriptional regulator, whose product MEEWLDVPQLAKETKIPPTTIHRYITTFNQFFIYKGGKRSRRYEISAIAVLLRIKELYSKGFGTEEVEKQLAKEFPVLLTNEQTETEPDKTGLPALATVEDIGKVMESNKQLLQENRELKELFKMFLQKDAEKTATVESLANQVENLAKALPAPEQPDMNKQFFEDQQKINEQLLQELADLKKRDELFLEKLSEKPEEPKKGFFTRFFKK is encoded by the coding sequence GTGGAAGAGTGGCTAGATGTACCCCAATTAGCAAAAGAAACAAAAATACCGCCTACAACGATTCACCGTTATATAACTACGTTCAATCAATTCTTTATTTATAAAGGTGGTAAGCGTTCAAGGCGTTATGAAATTTCTGCAATTGCTGTATTGCTGAGAATTAAGGAATTGTATAGTAAAGGATTTGGAACGGAAGAAGTGGAAAAACAGTTAGCTAAAGAGTTTCCGGTCTTGCTGACCAATGAACAAACAGAAACCGAACCAGATAAAACTGGATTGCCTGCTTTAGCGACTGTCGAAGATATCGGGAAAGTGATGGAATCTAATAAGCAGTTGCTTCAAGAAAACCGGGAACTAAAGGAATTGTTTAAAATGTTCCTTCAGAAGGATGCTGAGAAAACAGCAACGGTTGAATCGTTGGCTAATCAAGTAGAAAACCTTGCTAAAGCATTGCCGGCCCCGGAACAACCAGACATGAACAAGCAGTTTTTCGAGGATCAGCAGAAGATAAATGAACAATTGCTTCAGGAATTGGCAGATTTGAAGAAACGTGACGAATTATTCTTGGAGAAGTTATCGGAGAAACCGGAAGAACCTAAAAAGGGATTCTTCACCCGGTTCTTTAAGAAGTAG
- a CDS encoding transcriptional regulator: protein MKETTVTKSSGIICKGSIDKNYEKLPHDLSNYVELGLITLTDSWIYMKLTQFYNSDFGYAFPTITQLMIYSRKYSKSTIHQSIKNLVAAGLLQKGKTSKGNNIYRTYKPLGKEELYKLVPEKVQELREIEAKLLQANEADKIRWEDFKQEKG, encoded by the coding sequence ATGAAAGAAACCACCGTAACTAAAAGCAGCGGAATTATTTGCAAAGGAAGCATTGATAAGAACTATGAAAAACTGCCGCACGATTTATCCAATTACGTAGAATTAGGTTTGATTACTCTGACAGATAGTTGGATTTATATGAAGCTGACCCAATTTTATAACAGTGATTTTGGCTATGCCTTTCCCACAATTACGCAATTGATGATTTACTCACGCAAATACAGCAAAAGCACGATTCACCAAAGCATTAAAAACTTAGTGGCTGCCGGATTGCTTCAGAAAGGGAAAACGTCCAAGGGAAACAACATTTACCGCACTTACAAGCCGTTGGGCAAAGAGGAATTGTATAAACTGGTGCCAGAGAAAGTGCAGGAACTCAGAGAAATCGAAGCCAAGCTATTGCAAGCGAATGAAGCTGATAAAATCCGTTGGGAAGACTTTAAGCAGGAAAAAGGTTAA